The Canis lupus familiaris isolate Mischka breed German Shepherd chromosome 7, alternate assembly UU_Cfam_GSD_1.0, whole genome shotgun sequence nucleotide sequence CAGCCGTACCGGCCCACCGCGCGCACCTTCAAACGGGCTCTGCAGATGCTGGCGCCGGCGGTACAGGTAGCAGCAGGAGCACAGGAAGCAGCAGATGGTGGTGGCCACCACCGCCACGAAGAGGATCACCGCGGAGGCGATGCCGGCTATGGTCTTGGGacttgacacacacagagaacaggCCCGTCACCTTGTGACAGTCGCAGGAAGGAGTCCGCGGCGGCGGCCACAGACCTGTGCTCCGCCTCCGGCCGGCAGGGGGCCGAGCAGGCTGAGTCTGGGTCCCCGGGGCCGTGCCCAGGCCCGGGAGGGGGGACGGCTTAGGGGACACTTCCCAGAAGCCCGCGCTGCCCGGCCGGCTGGGGACCCGGTTCGGGGTGCGCCCCGCTCCCGCGCTCCCGGCCTGCGACTTCCCGGGGTCGCCTCGGAGCCGGAGCACCGCGGCCCCTCGGGAGGCACCTGCAGCCGCGGCCTCCGGGTCCTGAGCTCCGAGCGGCGCAGCGGGCGGGGGCGCCCAGGGCGGCCGAGGGGACCGGGAGGCCCAGCCCGCCGCATCCTCCGGGATCCCAGCCTCCGGCGGGGCTGCGGCCGCGGGGCACCCGGCGtgggctgggggcgcgggggaggggcgcggggcgcggggcgcgggggaggggcggggcgcacCTGAAGGCCAGGCAGTGCTTCTGCTGCCTCTCGGTGATGAGCAAGGTCAGGTCCCGGCAGCAGTAGCGCTGGTAGCAGGTCCCGCAGCAGAAGGTGAAGAACTCGCAGCTGAAGCCCGGATGCCACGAGCCGTTGCGGTCCAGGTACCACAGGCAGTCCTCGGCCGCCAGCGCTGCGGGCACGGCGGGGGACGCTGGGCCGCGGGgaccccccgcctcccgccccccgccccccgcccccccgcggggccccgcgccccccccgcccccgcccccgcccccgcccccccacttaCCCAGCGGCGCCCCCAGCACCAGGACCGCGGCCGCCGCGAGCCGAGCCGCCCCGCAGAGCCCCGGGGGCCGCATGGCCGGGCTTGGGCGCGGTCGGCCCCGCCGGAGCGCGGAGCGCAGGACGCAGCCGGCGGGAGCTGCCGCGGGGCccagcccgccgcccgccgcgcctcCCTCTCCCGCCTCCCGCGGGGCGGGACCACGGCCGGGgccgccgcagccccgccccgccccgccccgcccccgcccccgccgcagccccgccccgccccgcccccgccgcagccccgccgcagccccgccccgcccccgccgcagccccgcccctgcccccgccccgcccccgccgggacCCAGCCCGCGGCcggccccaggagccccctcccGACCCCGCGCCGGCGCCCTAGAGGGGCAGGGCCTCCTCCACCCCAGGGTCCGGCCCAGGTCgtccggcggggcggggcggcgccggGGGGGGCAAGAGGCCGAGggcaccccgcccccacccagaACACAGGCCCCCATTGAGAGGCGGCTGAGAGCCGCTTTGTCCGCGGTGCCCGCAGGCCCGGACCCTGCCAGCTGCCCTGGCTCCCGCCCCCCCAGTGGACAGCGCCGGCGGGCACCAGCCCGTGGCCTCATCGCCCCACGACAGGCTGGGGCCACCCGGAGCCGCGGGCCGGTCGCCCATCGGGTCCCCTTCCTTCGGGGCCGACCCTGCGGATGGCCGCCCTGGCCCGAGGGCAGGGGCACAGGAGCTACCGGGTGGAGACCACGTTGGGGGGCAGTCAGTCCCCCTGCAAATGTGTGCTGTCAGCTACCTGGGGGCGCTGGCCGGGGCTGCCT carries:
- the SHISA4 gene encoding protein shisa-4 isoform X2, whose product is MRPPGLCGAARLAAAAVLVLGAPLALAAEDCLWYLDRNGSWHPGFSCEFFTFCCGTCYQRYCCRDLTLLITERQQKHCLAFSPKTIAGIASAVILFVAVVATTICCFLCSCCYLYRRRQHLQSPFEGQEIPMTGIPVQPVYPYPQDPKAGPVPPQPGYVYPPSGPAPQYPLYPAGPPIYNPAAPPPYMPPQPSYPGA
- the SHISA4 gene encoding protein shisa-4 isoform X1 is translated as MRPPGLCGAARLAAAAVLVLGAPLALAAEDCLWYLDRNGSWHPGFSCEFFTFCCGTCYQRYCCRDLTLLITERQQKHCLAFSPKTIAGIASAVILFVAVVATTICCFLCSCCYLYRRRQHLQSPFEGQEIPMTGIPVQPVYPYPQDPKAGPVPPQPGYVYPPSGPAPQYPLYPAGPPIYNPAGTCSGREGEAEVRGDAGRCPEMPGELGQGKDFGKDQCVSERSPGVH